A window from Candidatus Woesearchaeota archaeon encodes these proteins:
- a CDS encoding NAD+ synthase has protein sequence MGKGKVKSKIKVKQKQAKKAKNIVKKVAKVPSKTAKPVLSSKSEQKTAPKSAFPIALAQINTTVGDIYENFRKVVAAIESAKQSGAQLIVFPQLTVTGFPPKDFLTRPDFIDVNMQRFIEIVSATKGITCIFGFVNKENNNTFNAFACVKDQKILSIQNKAHPDGCVAGSTYFSAGTNPEVISLGNQRVGVVIAENMEEEMTFELLAAKGLDFFVVLAASSYTLEKNTEQYISGLAKKYRVPIAYCNHVGAQDSFIFDGGSFVVDKNGLVVSRLKKFGSDMLLVDVHKNGSSFIPPKDQAGELYNALTLGVRDYFAKAGYTKAVIGISGGLDSAVTASLAVHALGKENVIGLFLSSKMTSKESVTDAKRVFANLGLPFKALNIDSAVTLLCRANGYKYEKKNITLAEQNIQARVRAELLMSTANKNNALVLACSNKTDLAMGYFTLYGETAGALLPLGDLWKTQVYALAQYMNALSKQKSKTNVIPDSILKKPASAELRAGQKDSDDMPAHEILDKVLQLYIMHKKDIHEIVKLGFDGEMVRRVAFMLMKSEFKRQQTALPLRVSHCSFGPTWNYPIVSGWRG, from the coding sequence ATGGGAAAGGGAAAAGTCAAGAGTAAGATCAAAGTCAAACAAAAGCAAGCCAAAAAAGCAAAAAATATTGTGAAAAAAGTGGCGAAAGTTCCTTCTAAAACAGCTAAACCAGTACTTTCTTCGAAATCTGAACAAAAAACAGCGCCAAAAAGCGCGTTTCCTATTGCTCTCGCGCAGATCAACACCACTGTTGGTGACATCTACGAGAACTTCAGAAAAGTGGTTGCCGCGATCGAAAGCGCGAAACAAAGCGGCGCGCAACTCATTGTCTTTCCTCAGCTCACGGTCACTGGTTTTCCACCAAAAGATTTCCTTACTCGACCTGATTTTATTGATGTGAACATGCAGCGCTTCATTGAAATTGTCAGCGCGACAAAAGGGATCACTTGTATTTTTGGATTTGTCAATAAAGAAAATAATAATACCTTCAACGCATTTGCCTGCGTGAAAGATCAAAAGATTCTGAGCATCCAGAATAAAGCACATCCTGATGGCTGTGTCGCGGGAAGCACATACTTTTCCGCAGGCACAAACCCAGAAGTCATCTCTCTTGGAAACCAACGCGTTGGTGTTGTCATTGCTGAAAACATGGAAGAAGAAATGACGTTTGAACTCCTTGCCGCGAAAGGGCTTGATTTCTTTGTTGTGCTTGCGGCGTCATCGTATACGCTTGAAAAAAATACAGAGCAATACATTTCTGGTCTTGCGAAAAAATATCGTGTTCCTATTGCTTATTGTAACCATGTCGGCGCACAGGATTCCTTCATTTTTGATGGAGGAAGTTTTGTTGTCGATAAAAATGGACTTGTCGTGAGCAGATTGAAAAAGTTTGGCTCAGACATGCTCCTTGTTGATGTCCACAAAAATGGCTCTTCTTTTATTCCTCCTAAAGATCAAGCAGGAGAACTCTATAATGCTTTGACTCTTGGTGTTCGTGATTATTTCGCTAAAGCTGGATACACAAAGGCAGTTATTGGCATAAGTGGCGGTCTTGATTCCGCTGTGACTGCTTCTCTTGCTGTTCACGCGCTTGGAAAAGAAAATGTGATTGGATTATTCTTGTCCTCAAAAATGACGTCGAAAGAAAGTGTGACAGACGCAAAACGCGTGTTCGCGAATCTGGGTCTTCCTTTTAAGGCACTCAACATTGATAGCGCAGTGACACTTTTATGTCGCGCGAATGGATACAAATATGAAAAGAAAAATATTACTCTTGCTGAGCAGAATATTCAAGCGCGTGTTCGCGCAGAACTTTTGATGAGCACCGCAAACAAAAATAACGCGCTTGTTCTCGCGTGCTCCAATAAAACAGATCTCGCGATGGGTTACTTTACGCTTTACGGTGAAACCGCTGGCGCATTATTGCCGCTTGGTGATTTGTGGAAGACGCAAGTCTACGCGCTTGCGCAGTACATGAACGCGCTCAGCAAACAGAAAAGCAAAACCAATGTTATTCCTGACTCTATTCTCAAGAAGCCTGCAAGCGCGGAACTCCGTGCAGGACAAAAAGACAGTGATGATATGCCAGCACATGAGATTTTGGATAAAGTGTTGCAGTTGTATATTATGCACAAGAAAGATATTCACGAAATTGTAAAACTAGGATTTGATGGAGAAATGGTTCGACGCGTCGCGTTTATGCTCATGAAAAGTGAGTTTAAAAGACAGCAGACCGCGCTGCCTCTTCGTGTTTCCCATTGTTCTTTTGGTCCCACGTGGAATTATCCTATCGTGAGTGGTTGGAGAGGGTAA
- a CDS encoding PKD domain-containing protein: MKQRFLKTEILALLFTLVTLLFLSGCGERTVTVIEDLSLSAPTTFVPLDESTDLGSSYVKMNNATEDTQATEQNTETPEEASETEIADELTAQEQNALDKRVYREGDLIAFDPIGLDPDGDVITYSYSRPLDEKGQWQTGIGDEGTYLVTISASDGKTEVEKKVVILVLSANRAPTIDGLDDMTVAEGDLVVLKPKIFDYNGDEVSILYSKPFNENGEWQTDYDDSGVYVAKVTVNDGTTTVEEQITLTVADENRAPVLASLDSITALAGDLVTINPTATDEDGDTVTFSFESPVSSDGTWQTTDADEGSHTLTVSASDGKESVSSTVSVVLAHKNKAPSISLDDIRVEETEKIVLSPTISDPEGDSYTITFSDPFDAHGTWQTDYDDSGTYTVTVTATDSNGASNSVVIQVLVANKNRAPVFKI, from the coding sequence ATGAAACAGCGATTTTTGAAGACAGAAATTCTTGCATTATTATTTACGTTGGTTACTTTGCTTTTCCTTTCTGGCTGCGGCGAGCGCACGGTCACTGTTATCGAAGATCTTTCTCTCTCCGCACCAACAACATTTGTTCCTCTTGATGAATCCACTGACTTAGGAAGTTCTTATGTCAAGATGAATAACGCAACAGAAGATACTCAAGCAACTGAACAGAATACTGAAACACCTGAAGAAGCGAGTGAAACAGAGATTGCAGATGAACTTACTGCGCAAGAACAGAACGCTCTTGACAAACGTGTCTACCGCGAAGGAGACCTCATCGCGTTTGACCCTATTGGTCTTGATCCTGACGGCGATGTCATTACGTATTCTTACAGCAGACCGCTTGACGAAAAGGGGCAATGGCAAACAGGAATCGGCGATGAAGGAACCTATCTTGTCACCATCAGCGCGTCTGACGGTAAAACAGAAGTGGAGAAAAAAGTTGTTATCCTTGTTCTCTCCGCAAACAGAGCACCCACCATTGACGGTCTTGACGACATGACTGTCGCTGAAGGAGACCTTGTTGTGTTGAAACCAAAAATCTTTGATTATAATGGAGATGAAGTAAGCATTCTCTACAGCAAACCATTCAACGAAAATGGAGAATGGCAGACCGATTATGATGACAGTGGGGTTTATGTCGCGAAAGTCACTGTGAATGATGGCACAACCACTGTTGAAGAGCAGATTACTCTTACTGTTGCGGATGAGAATAGAGCACCTGTTCTTGCTTCTCTTGATTCAATTACCGCGCTCGCAGGTGATCTTGTCACCATAAATCCTACCGCAACTGACGAGGATGGTGATACTGTTACTTTTTCCTTTGAAAGTCCTGTTTCTTCTGACGGAACATGGCAAACAACAGACGCTGATGAAGGATCACATACACTTACTGTCAGCGCAAGCGATGGCAAAGAATCTGTCTCTTCTACTGTTTCTGTTGTCTTGGCACATAAGAACAAAGCACCAAGCATTTCTCTTGATGATATCCGTGTTGAGGAAACAGAAAAGATTGTTCTCAGTCCTACAATCAGTGATCCTGAAGGAGATTCTTATACAATAACGTTTAGTGATCCATTTGATGCGCACGGAACATGGCAGACTGATTATGATGATTCTGGGACTTATACGGTTACGGTGACCGCGACAGACAGCAATGGCGCGTCAAACAGTGTTGTTATTCAGGTTCTTGTCGCGAATAAGAACAGAGCGCCTGTGTTTAAGATTTAG
- a CDS encoding rRNA pseudouridine synthase, protein MTKKITLYQALKQSGLFSTKEQIISVANAGQITVDGVVTKALQFQFAPTKRTVCVNGKEISFQTKRYFVLNKPAGFSCQKNDRDPYVVKILDLPAEVKNSLFPVGRLDVGTTGLLIITNDGAFSAALLEPERNVSKTYRVSLKQKITEKQLEALQKGVVILIENVKYQTLPAVVEKLDDRTLAISIVEGKNRQVRKMIEAVGNDVVALSRIAIGTLQLGKLEEGHWREYSEELIKKMLIK, encoded by the coding sequence ATGACTAAAAAAATTACTCTTTATCAGGCACTGAAACAATCGGGATTGTTTAGTACAAAAGAACAAATTATCTCTGTAGCAAATGCTGGGCAGATTACTGTTGATGGCGTTGTGACAAAGGCATTGCAGTTTCAATTCGCTCCTACAAAACGTACAGTATGCGTTAATGGGAAAGAAATCTCCTTCCAAACCAAACGATATTTTGTCCTGAACAAACCCGCTGGTTTTTCCTGTCAAAAAAATGACCGTGATCCTTACGTCGTAAAAATTCTTGATCTTCCTGCTGAAGTAAAAAACTCTTTGTTTCCTGTCGGTCGACTTGATGTCGGTACAACAGGACTGCTCATCATCACCAATGATGGAGCGTTTTCCGCTGCACTCTTAGAACCAGAACGAAACGTTTCAAAGACTTATCGGGTTTCGCTGAAACAAAAAATAACTGAAAAACAGCTTGAAGCATTGCAAAAAGGAGTGGTTATCTTGATAGAAAATGTAAAGTATCAAACGCTTCCTGCAGTTGTTGAGAAGCTTGATGATCGAACACTCGCTATCTCTATTGTTGAAGGGAAGAACAGGCAAGTGCGCAAGATGATCGAAGCAGTGGGGAATGACGTTGTCGCGTTATCCCGCATTGCGATCGGCACATTGCAACTCGGCAAACTTGAAGAGGGGCATTGGAGAGAATATAGCGAGGAGTTAATTAAGAAAATGTTGATTAAGTAA